The genomic interval ATGGACCACGCccccacaccagccacacaaccttgatgagattacccctgaatgctCACACTGGCCACAACAAGACTAATATTGGGTCAATTTCTATGGGAGTTATACCAAAACGAAGCTCAATCACTAGTCTGAGTCAGACATTTCGTCTGCTTCCCTCTTGCGCCGAGTTTGAACCCGATGACGTGCGCTGCGCCGCACAGGCTCGGCTGGCACCGgctgctccacatcctctTTGGGCACCGtttcttccaccaccaccctcccttcaaTTTGGGCCTCTTCCAGTTCACAGAGCTTTATAAACTTGGAATTCGAATTTTTTCTATTTAACTTGCGCCTTTTCCTTGCTTTTTAGGCCTTGTGGGCATTCTGTTACTGCCTTGCCGCATTAGCCTTGTAGATCGATATCTCTAATCTTAAGGTAAAATATAGTACTAGTAAGATTCCTTACGGTAAGACGTTTTCCCGCCTCCGTAGCGTTGTTGAGTAGGTTCCTGACCTCTCTGGCTACCAAGGAGTCTCCTACGGTACGGAAAGTAGGTAGTATGGAAGAGAGATCTAACGGCACCGCAGGGACTACCGCTTAGCTTAAAGAGAGTAGTTTACGCTTACGTATGGGCTATAGGCCTATTTTACGCTAACCGCTAGTAATATTTTCTTTCCTAAAGCTTTACTTACGGATAAAGTGTTAAAATATAGCTTTTGTTTGTAGATTTTACAGTATATCTaagccctgtatattacagggccttaAAGGCAATAtaatggcttgaatcagccGTGTTTAGGGACTACAGTTACCAGAAcgcaagctcggcctccggaagcaatccgaggtcccggaaagccaaacgctaaggccggtgccctgcagtggtcaaacggtagcgcaACGTAgcctgtaacgtggcccctaaccttatatttggttagcgtatttagcgggcgttcgggcccgggaacgaAGTCACTTTCGGAGAGTGAGTAAAGCACCGatagcctataagacctttgcctcacaccctatctACTATagtattttttagtctacaAGGTTCAATttaatatactggttcactaCACTCAttagtgcctcacaagcctatgttacagtgattctcttttatatattatagggcgccgcccctataatcctccttcctttagtgccacggcaactgtcgaatgctgcagtcaaagtcttcttcgctcttagtgaaatggtgagaaaataTATAAACCAACCATAACACTATAAATATACCTTTAACAGAGTCtctgaatgaacacacctgcgtaatagtggctcgctcgcaggccgcactccacgtaggataaagaaaagactctatgggctTGCAGACCatataataagcacctgatcggcctgattagagggccagaattgcctgcacgcgtgcaaggcataaaatataaagaaataaaagtcgatgtcttgtctaaaatagaatgtccgaagtagaccgcttatatatatgACTCCTGAACCCCTAAATCCCCCGAGAGCTCCACTTCCTTACGCAAACCCTCAGGCCTATAGCCGCACCCTAAACtaatagttccgtaatatgtaatttaaatttatatttacggtatcttatgtttatattaaaatatcttATTAtgcactatttagctgcacTGAAATAATTATTAGAAGTTACTTTTAAGCtgtatccctttcagaagTTTTGTACAGGGGTTTGTTATATAAAGTCGTTAGTAGTATAAGAgttatattaattataaataaaagaTATAGTTTTAATAAGTCCTTTAGTTAGATCTTTTAAATAAATACTACTTTAAACTCTTCATAGTAAAGTCGTTATTATTCgataatataattatatattaatcTTTATCGAATTAGTctttaaattattatttttaaaagtCTTTATTTTAGAAAATAATTTCAGGGGAAAAGACTTTCCCGTTCTAGAAGATACACTTTAGTATAATAGTCTAGGTCTTTTTTCCGTTCTATTTAACGTATATGGACTTTTTACCCCTGATTAAAAATCTTATAATTAAGCTGtttttactttaactttttattGTAtctattttattataataatatttatttttaaagtTAATTTAATTAACGGTAAAATATAAGTTAAAAAACTTATTAATATTTTCAGGAGTAGTTTTATTAATTTTAGCGTAattaattttcttttctacTTTTGTTTTAATATTAGAATAACAGTTTATAAAACAGAGTACCTAGTGCTTTCTAAAGGAGCCGATATTACTTTGTTTAGCTAGTATATTAGCTActaaagcttttatattaGTATAGGTTAAAGTATAACCAAGGTTTTTCTAACTAAGGATCCATCAAACAATATGGTTTTTCTGCCCTTAAGAGAGCCTCTATTGGCTTTTATGGGCCAGTTTCGGAAGCTGGGTCCCTAGAATGCGGTTCCTCAGTATTAAACGTGGAATCCCGTGCTTATCGGACGCTTGGCGCTGGCTCATACCAGCAAGAATATCTTGTTCGGCATTTCTGAGATCTTCCTCGGTATATTTGGCCATTGATGGGTACCTGGagcaaaaaaaataaaaataaaaggaCCATTTTTGACCTCTGGGGGTGGAATATAAGGTTGTGGTTGCATtagggggggaagggttgttgagggtttAGCGTGGGGAATTGCACTGGTAAGTTCAAGCTATGTGGTCCATTACCGTGGGTGGCTCATTTCCAGGTTATCCAACCTACaggttgctgctgaggattACGAGAAAGCGCTTGAGATATTACACGCCCGGATTATATATCTATGGATGGAGCCCACTATGGTTTTCGCCGTGATACTTGCCGCTTGCTCCTGATTGTCGGGGAATTTGAGGCTCTATACTGCTCTTAAGCGAAGATGGAACTTTACTCACGGCCGCCAGCCAAGGCTTCAGCCAAATTGAAAGTCCAGAGACCAGGAGCACATTGGACACCAGCCCCAGAGCGGCGGAAACCTCCTTCTTTGTTTTTGATAGAGCAATTTGTGTCTTAATCAGTATGTCTGTGGGGGTTGAGCCCCTTTATTCACCGTGCTCTTTCTGGCACAATCACTTCTTAACAATCCTATCCCCAACACTCTACATTTTGTGGATCACCATTCCCGTCTCTCCAGCCGACGCATCATCAgtcacccccttttttctcACTCCTCTCCCATTTCATCATCCTTATATAAATCCCCTTTTCTGCCATTATTTTTACATACGACCATATCCAGCTAAGAactcgggatcccgtccgctctcccctagataAGCAGCTGAGAGCCgaactagtactcaggtgggtgaccactgggtAATCCTCGGTGTTATATGTTTTTGCCTATTTTCTGGACTCCACTTGACTCCATCACTGAGTTGTGGCATACACCCCCAAGCCCCAGCCAATCCAGCTTAGAAGGGAGATAGTGGTTGGTTTGAGCCACTGCCATGGTGACTGTTACGTTTGGTTGGTGGTCAGAGAGTTATGCTTTGCCTGAAGGTTGGGTTAGGAAGGTGGTTAAGCTGGGCTGGGTGTAGGAGAGACTGAGACTTGATCCGAAAGGAATGTGCATCAGGAGGCTCGTAGATGTCAAGGCTATGTTACTTTTATATACTGAGCTTGTATCTGCTGGTTGATTGCATTTGTAGATCTGCTTAGAACACACCATAGCTGGGAACAAATCCCTCCAGTTTCTTAGCTCTTACAGAGCTAAAGCAAACGTACGTCAGCCTTCAATATCCACTCATATCCTGATTTGACAATACTCCTAGCACCTCATGCCCTATCAACATTAAACCAAAAAGCATTTTTCATGACATTATTCTTCGATAAATGACACCTCTCTTAGTGAGAAGGCAGGTTCCTACCGCCGTGCGGCGCGCTATGATGAGGCTCCCTATCCTTCCCACCACTCCGGCTGTACTTCTGTCCAATATCCTCCGGCAGCTGACCGCCCCCAGCACTGGTAACCTCCCCAAGATATGTGCTACCTAGAGCGTTATCCGAGATCCCCGAACCAAGACTGTTAGGCTTGTTCTCTCCAGCGTTGGATGGGACAACGTTGGGCTTTGCGGCGTCCTTTGGGACTAGAGAGTTTCCATGTTAGTAGTCAGTGGTTTAAAACACGAAAGAGAGGGTGGTTAACAAACCCTTTGTGCCGGTGGCGGCCATATCGGAGAGGTTACCTCCCTGGGGATGAGGGTCAGATGGCATGATGGGTTTGTTTGCTTAAGGTAGGTATCTGGTTGACGGTAATGTGGGCTTGGGAATGGGTTATTGTTTGGTAGCAGAGCTGTTCGAATGCGTGGTGGTCAAATGGTGAAGTAGATGTTCGGTCATTGTTTATATGTGTTACAGTTGATGATGTCATATATGACCTACCGAGAGGTGTCCCTTTACTCAGTGACATCACGATTGTCAAAGCCGTGCACTACCCAGTCATGAGAGTCGGTAATCAGCTCCCAAGTGATTCAATTGTCTCTTCTGTGTTGACCATatttgaaaagaaaaggaaactTGTTGCATCACTTCGTGGCATTATGTCGTGAAGAATAGGGGTTAGGGGTCAGCTAGAACTCAGGGGGAATGCAAGGGTTAGGGTGGACACATCTCTCTTTGCCTGACAACCAATGAATACCAGGTATGGCTCCTTTTCCCTCATGTATGTTGTGTGAGAGCAAATTATGAATATTTACCATTCTGACATGTGGTTTGAAGAGCCAATGACTTCGAATTGAGGCATCTATGGTCGCTGATCGGGAATCTGGATGCATGAACCCCCTGAAGCAGCTATCCCAACGCCAAAACGGCCAAATGGGAAGATATTTGAAGGTCTAGATCTTGATTTATACATCTGTAAATCATCTGCACGCTCGTTCCTTGTAGCTGCTGACATGGTATGTGGTgtaggttggatgaccaggaaGTGGACCACATGTGgatctggtccaccaccaccacaccagccacacaaccttgttgagattacccctgaatgctCACACTGGCCACAACAAGACTAATATTGGGTCAATTTCTATGGGAGTTATACCAAAATGTAGCTCAATCACTGTTAGAGTCAGACATTGCATCTGCTTCTCGCTTGCGCCTGGTTTGAACCCGATAACGTGCGCTGCGCCGCacaggctgggctggctctggctgctccacatcctccttggctaccacttcttcctccaccaccctcccttcaaTGCGGGCCTCTTCCAGTTCACAGAGCCTCACAAACTTGGAATTCGAGTCTTCTCTATTCAACTTGCGCCTTTTTCCTGCTTCCTGGGCCTTCTGGGCGTTCTGTTGGTGCCTTGCCGCATCAGCTTTGTGGATGGATGCCTCAGATCCCAGTGTGAGTATAGTACTGGTGAGAGTCCTTGCCGCAAGCCGTTTTCCGGCCGGTGTATGGTTCTTGAGTAGGTCCctgaccttcttggccacctgGGAATCCCCCACGGTATAGAAAGTAGGTGTTTTTGAAGAGAGATCCAAGGGCACCACAGGGACTATCACCTGGCTTAAAAAGAGCGGTTTGCGCTTACGTATGGGCCATAATCCTGTCCCACGCCAGCCGCCGGCAATATTTTCTTTCCTAAAGCCCTGCTTGCGGGCAAGGTCATACAGCCGGACCAAGTCGACCTTGCCGTTAGGCGTACAGTTAGTGAGGGCGTCGTTCACAGCCACAAGCCTCTTATACGCCTTCTTTACACTAGAAAAGCAGCCAATGTTAAGGGGTTGAAGGACGTGAGAGTAGTGGGGgggcaggaaaagaaggtaAATATTGCTCCTGTAGCACCGGATCATGAAGTCGTCAGTGGTATGTGAGCCATGGCCATTATAAATAAGAAGACGGGGTTCCGATGGATCCTTAGGTTCAGTCCTGGGTATAAAGACCTCTTTAAGCCAACCAACGGTAGGGTTATTGCTGATCCAGCCATTCTCTAATACAGCCACATACCAGTCCTTGTCCAATTGATCCTTAAACTATTGCTTTTAAAGGTTTTTGCCTTTAAAGATGACCCCGGGGGGGAGGACTCTCCCGTCTTGTAAGATATACTTAAGTATGGTGGTCCAGGTCCTTCTTCCGTTCTATTTAATGTATATAGACTTCTTATCCCGCTTCGAAGACCTAATAACTAAGCCGGTTTCTCACTGGCCTTCCATTATACCCACCTTATCGTGGTTATACCTGTGCCTAGGTTTAATCCAATTAACGGTGGAATATAGGTCAAAGAACTTATTGATATTCTCCGGGGTAGCTTCGTTGACTCTAGCGTAGTCAATTTTCTTTCTAACCTTTATTTTAATATCGGGATAACGGCCAATAAAGTGGGATACCCAGTGCTTGCCAAGGGGGTTAGGATCGCCTTATTCAGCCAGTAAACTGGCCGCTAAAGCCTTCACATTGGCATGGGTGGGAGCGTAGCTAAGGCTTTCCTGACGAAGGATCTATTGAATAATGAGGTCTTCTTGGCCGTAAGAAAGTCGCTATTGGTTTTCATGGGCAAGGTTCCTTGGTAGGGTACCATCAATGCGGTGCTTCAGGGTGGAACGTGGAATCCCGTGCTTGTTGGACGCTTTTCGCTGGCTTATACCAGCGGCAATGTCTTTCTGGGCATTTttaacatcctcctcggtataTTTGGCCATTGGTGGGTACCTGGAGCaaaagaaagtaaaagaaaactTCATTTT from Podospora pseudoanserina strain CBS 124.78 chromosome 6, whole genome shotgun sequence carries:
- a CDS encoding hypothetical protein (EggNog:ENOG503PTDV) is translated as MPSDPHPQGGNLSDMAATGTKVPKDAAKPNVVPSNAGENKPNSLGSGISDNALGSTYLGEVTSAGGGQLPEDIGQKYSRSGGKDREPHHSAPHGGRNLPSH